The following DNA comes from Brachyhypopomus gauderio isolate BG-103 unplaced genomic scaffold, BGAUD_0.2 sc57, whole genome shotgun sequence.
TTGTGCCAGCTTCCTCATCTGGAACCCCCATTCAGACGATGGCAGTGACCTCACTGCAAACCCGGCAGCATTAAACGCTGTGTTTGCCCAAGTGTTCTGTTCCTACAGGTGGATTTCTCTTGGGCATAGGTCAGGTATTTAAATCGTTCACCTTTGTGCTAAAGAAGAAGAGTTTGGAACAAATGGATGCTTTAAATATTGACTGCAGGAACCTGCAAGTGTGTGATTCTGCTAACCATGCAAACAGATGAAAAAAATACCCACACTCACAGACATGACGGGAACAAAACAGAGCCCTGCTTAAGAACTGGAACCTAAATGTCCAACTCACTCTCCATTATTTGATACAGAAACAGCCACATAACAACACACttagtatatatagtatattgGTATGGTAATGTAATGCCTAGTAGGTAAAGTATATAGTattaaagtcaaatttattcatataacgcttttcacaacacacgttgtcacaaagcagctttacaatcgtatgggtccagatatTAGTATATAGTATGTAGgtataatatatattacataGTACAAAGTTTGCcataagtacatttatgtaacataagatctgtatgtgtatgtgagagggGGAGCTCTCATGCTTTAAGTCATGACCGTGTTGTATTTTTGCAGACCACGTGGGCAGCACTGCTCAGTCTAAGATGACAAAAGAGAAAACATCATAGCAGACAGAGCAGACATTTCCCCCAGCCTCATTCTCATTATCGCTGCATTTACATGTTGTCATGGCCACACTGAGCTTGTTTTTAGCCCCAGAGAAAGAACTGTGAGGCCTaacactccccccccctccccttttgtTTTGAATGACAAAGGTAGTCAGGGTACTGACTGTAGTTCTCTTTGTCCGTTTAGAGTGTAAATGTTACCTGTGACTGTGCTGTTGTCTCCATAGGAACGCCAGTCCTGTGGGAGTGCTCCTCACAGCTGTGGTGGGTCTGTCCTACCGAGTGGCCATCGCATATGAAGGGTGAGGCAAAATAGGGCACTTGATCTCAGAGTAGTTAAATGGCTTTTGTTTCCTTGTTTCGCTGATAAGCCCCACTTGTGTTCTTTCTTAAAGCTGTGCGTGTTATTCAGATCGTGTTGTCATATTGTCAAATTTGAGAGAAAATCAAACACTCTTCAAATTGTTTGTGTCTGATGCTGGATTAAAAAAAGACCTAATGTACTTCTGGCTGAGACACGAGTTCGTTAGGAGAAAAGAAAAGTTCATTCGGCCCACACACCAGGCAGGCGAAGAGAGCCGAGCCCACGCCGCGTTTGTGTCCCATGCTGCTGTGCAAGACGAGGACGCCACAGACCCTTGGTGACGGGAACGTTGCTGCGGTGATGGGTGCAGAAAAGCCGTTGACACATATGACGCATATGCAGATGAACAATAGAAGTCAAGAAAACACAGCAGGGTCATGACCAGCGCTCTGGAAAACACGATTTACGCCCGAAAATATTAACGGCCctttaaaacaaacacaaacttcaaATTTCGTTAAAAAGTAGGGCTTAAAAtgtttggttggttggttttTAGTTTTTAGTTGGTTGGCAGGGGAAATTAGTGCACGTCATCTTCCAGACAGCACACGAGGAATTCGAGCTCTGCTGTCTAAATCCTGCCTGCATTTCTTCACAGAAATACATACACCACTTCTTCTTTGAACAAACAGCTCTCTAAGGGGCAGCGGTACGGACCTGTTTCCTTGGATACTGATTGTGTGCTCAGTTGCGTTGCCAGTTTCCTGATTGCAGGAAGGTTGCACTAGCAATAGAAAGTAactgttgcacacacacacatacacacacaaaagtgtcAGTCCTATTAGACTCCAGGAAGTCAGTTGGTTTGATTTGCTCATTTCCACTGTTCATTCCCACGTGCTCATTTAGTTGATCTGCTACCTTCTCTTCCCATCTGACAGTTCTgtttatccctctctcccttatCCTCTCATAGCTCTCATAAATTAAAGGAGTTTTCACTTTTCCAAATATGAAAACGTTTGGCAGTGACAAGTAAAAGCAAATGGCGATCTCATGCGTGTGATTGTGTCTGGCGTGACCCCCCTGTTGGCTCTCACGCGTCGTCAGTCACACGCAGTAAACCACCAGGGGCCCCCGTCAGGGCAGAGGGTGATGGCGCTGGCTGGCGTGCACCGAGATGACCTGTGCAGGTGGGTGCGTGACATTTACACCCTTTCCCCTTGAATCTGCAGACCGTTCACAGAGGAGATCTACCGCCGGAGGAGCCAGCACTGCCAGCACAAATAACCAGTGTTTGGGGATCTCCCTGGACACCCCCACCTTGCTCCCCCCCCCGCCCTGCTCCGCCCCTGCCCTGCTCCGCCCCCGCCATGCTCCGCCCCCGCCATGCTCCCCCCCACATTCCGCCTGCCAGAGGCTCTCCGAGAGGACGTGGAGATGGTGATCAAGCTGTGGCTCATTTCAGCCTGCGGCCTGTTAGACAAATTTTTTGTAAGCCCCCTTAAATCCTGTTCTGCAATCAGTGGGCGCCTGTTAACTGTAATATTGTGATTCCTACGTTTATGGTTTCATCTCTCTATGGAAATCTTCCCAAATATTCCCTTTCAGCATGTCAATTTCAACTTAATTTGAGAGTAGAGATGAGAATTATACTGTGTTCAACTGATGAACGACCTTATACGATAACAGCACAGAAGGCACAAAGTAACTGAACCCGTTTAAGCTACAGTCGTATGTGTACATTTGTATGTTATTCCCAAAATCTGTTCCACTAGTATGACTAAATAAAAAACAGTTTACATGTTCCAAGCAATAAATCACCATATTATTTCCCAAGATGTTTGGGAATGTTTGAATTAATGTGTAATCAATATGATCTTGTGGAAGATGATAACATTTCTGTGAAACACGAAATGTGATGCTTATTTTAGTATGCCAAAGCATGGTTTTAGTCATACATTGTTTACTTTTTTTCCCTTTCCCAAAAGCTCAAAACCATGATACTTcactgggagggagggaggcacAGAGAGCAAGCAGACACAATGGAAGCTAAACCATGTACTTAATGGAAGACGCTGGGACTAAATCTGTTAGTTCCCTCACAGCAAATGTAATGTATCTGACGGCACTCGTAAATGCAGTGTGAAGGAATGAACTCTGTCAGTAGATTAAGTAATCGCAACATCTTCAACAGAAATCACCTTATGGCATGTTTAAAGGGGGAAAGAAGGCATTTCACTTTAAACACAATTTATCAGCCAAATAACTCATCCTGAAGGTAAACAGTTCAGTGTCGATGCTTTACACAATTTGTGTATTTTCATCTTGGATAAAAGTTGAGCATTCAATCCAAGGCATTGGGCTACAAATAATGTTTAAAGGAAACACTGAAGTGTAACTTCCTTGACACATGTAAAAGCATGATACAATCCTCTGTTGGTCCCTTGAATGAGCTTAGTTTTGCGTGCATGTCTGTGGTGTTGGTCGCCCCAGCAGACACAACAGACACAGCGTTGCCGTGAGTGATAATCACACTAAGCATCACAGCATATTGGACCTCCCAAAACACGCCTCTCAGACATTCTACTTTTCAGTCACTATGGATGCTTGTTTGAAAGGGATGAGGTCCTTATGTCTCTGAAGAACACCTCTCCACCTGCAATGGCTAAACTCACTGAAATGGTTCTAGTGGACCAACATATTTTGGGTGTGTAAAAATATGTGAAGGGTTTTCTAGAGAACTTTCCTGTGACTGTGAAAAGAGAATACAGGTGCAAGGCCATGTAATCTATAAGCAAATTCAATTATTTTAAGGTCTCTAAATTATTTTGGTCAAAATAGGCTAGTAGGGTAGTAGGCAACATGCAATATGCTTGTTTTTTATTTCAAATTCAGGCAAGTAGCCAATTttatgcctctctctctctctcattctcattaTCTCTTTTAGTTCAAAGTGCATTATAGTAGTCTCACCGCGAAGTGAACCTTAGTTAAAGGGAACATTAGGACTGTGCTTCACTACTTGACAGTCAGCTGCGTAGAACACACTTGTGTTAATTAACCCTCCACTTCTAAGTATTGATAGAAACATTAAACGTTTTTGGGAGTCCTCTGTCTTTGCTCTCCAGGCCTATAGAAGAGGTGCAAATATTTGATGAAGAAGGGGCTGCACTGTCCCACAAAACAGTTAAACAGTTTCTCTGTTCTATATTGACGTAGTTTTTAGGTACTTGTACATGCAAAATACAGCATAAGCCATTGGGTaccaatgtaaaaaataaataaataaaactagttAGCATCATACTAAATAAGAATTACAGTCAGCATTTTAAACGCTGCGGCTCAGCTAGACTTCAAGACGCCTGAATGACTGACGGTTCTAGGGGTGTGATGGGCCGCTCAGCTAacagtttcttttttttctttttgcataggcgctctctctctctctctctctctctctctctcatttcgtGCCTCTCCTCTTCAACATATCTCACTGCCATTATTTCCTTATGCTTCCTCTTTGAACCAGCCTGTGTCTGAAAGATTTGTTTGCTTGCTGCTCCAAACTTTGTTCGTTTGACTAGTGAAACGACCTCTTTCCCGCTCCTCTTCATCTCTTAGGGTTTGGTCTATGATGAGGTCCTCTCTGCGTGTTATCCAAAATGCAGTTATTTGCTGTCAAAGAATGTCTGTACTTAGAACTTAGTGGAATGCcttgttttaattattttaccATAACATGTCTTATGAAATAGATTTAAAGTATAATTTGTTTTGGTTTCTGTCTGAACTACAATTATTACCAGTTAACCCCCTCTGTATACATTATGAGTGTGTCTAAATAATGTGTGAGGGCTCCTTTTAATCCATGGCAGTGTTTCTTTACTCGGGTGCAATCTGTCACACTTGTTTTGACTTTTTCTGTGAATACAATGCAAGTTCTTTTATTATTTGATGGTTTTCCTCTACTCAGTCAAGCTATAAAGCATTCTATATGTGTCATGTTCATATGTGTTTCTTGTGACTACATTTCAGCAATAATTACAGAGATCAAAAGATAAAAGAGTCGTGGAAGGTAATATCATAATTCTGAGCTTGTGATGGCTGCAAAGATAAATCAATGTCAAATAGAATTATTTGAATAACACgtttatttaaataattctCGATTTTTACTTTTTCTAAATGTTTTGCTGATCTTACGAGTACAGTCTGGCGTGCTCAAATTGACAAATGTGCGCCCTCTTGCGGTGTGAACAGGTCAAACAGGTATTGCGCGGACATGAAGCAAAGCGCCTGTTCCCCTGTGAAGAGCACCAGATGTAGTTACAGCTTTATCTTGAAGGAAAAGTCACATAACTCGGGTCTTTTCAATAAACAGGAAATTCGTGGCTAAACGGGATGTTATGTCAAAAAAACATGTGAATTATTACCAGTCTTGAAGTTTAGTTGGTTGGTTTAGTAAAAATAATGAGTAACACTGTTTCTTGATGAGATTAGGTAAAAATCCACTAAATTGCATACAATGCTGCAACAACTGTTAAACTTGCCtcttacagttttttttttttttttttgaaaaaagtAACATTTTGTCATTAACATCGTCTCAACGATATCTGTAACTTTTCAGCAGTGCTTGTTAACCGTAATTTTCTAATATTTCACCGTTGGCATAAACTGAAGGACTTCTTGTCGGAGCTTGATCCTTGCGCAATGACGCAGGCCAGTAGGATACCTGTTACATCTCAGCCGAGTACCGTAATGACGCGTTTGGAGGAGGAGTCCCGAAAACCTTTAAATAGCCCACCCTCTCCATTGGACTTACAGCCACATTTCATCCTTTCCAGCGGAAAAGGACAGGCAGTAATTCCTGACTTGGCCGTGTTTGTGGAACTACAGAAGACCCCAAGTCATGATTAAGAAAATGTCACCTTCGGAGAATGAGTTTGATATTCCTGCGAAAAACTGTTACAGAATGGTGATCCTGGGGTCCACCAAAGTTGGAAAGTCGTCTATAGTATCCCGTTTCCTGAACGGAAGGTTCGATGACCAGTACACGCCGACGATAGAGGACTTTCACAGAAAGCTCTACAGTATCAGGGGTGACGTGTACCAACTGGATATTTTGGACACATCAGGGAATCATCCATTCCCTGCAATGAGGAGACTGTCCATACTAACAGGTAAATGCACTTTTATTGGTGTCTTAAAGAATGCATGGAACACAAATGCCGTTATTGAAGTTCATTTGTACCTATTATGTATCTTGGTAGTATGGAAGAGAGCGCACGTTTGCGTAAAATCAAAGCATCTCTAAAGAAACTGTTGCGCGCGGGAATGCTGGACATGTACTTATGTTTATGCGCTTTGGTTCTCCGCAGGTGACGTCTTTGTCCTGGTTTTCAGTGTGGACAACAGAGAGTCTTTTCAAGAAGTACAACGCCTGAAACGTCAGATATATGAGACCAAGTCCTGCCTTAAAAACAAGACGAAGGAAAACATTGACGTGCCGCTCGTGATTTGCGGCAACAAAGGCGACCGCGAGTTTTACCGCGAAGTCCAGCGCGAGGAGATCGAGCAGCTGGTGGCGGGAGACGAGCAGTGCGCATATTTCGAGATATCGGCCAAGCGTAATACTAATGTTGACCTGATGTTTCAGAGACTGTTCACCATGGCCAAACTACCGAACGAAATGAGTCCGGACCTCCACCGCAAGGTCTCTGTGCAATATTGTGACATGTTGCACAGAAAGTCTTTCAGAAACAAGAAGGTTAAAGACGGCGACGCGTACGGAATCGTGGCACCTTTTGCGCGCCGCCCTAGCGTGCATAGTGACTTGATGTACATTAAAGAAAAGGCGGTTGGCGGCAGCCAGGCCAAAGACAAAGAGAGATGCGTCATTAGCTAAGACTGACCTGAAACAATTGTGATGTTTATATCACGAGATGAAACGGTTGAGCTGCAGGTGGACGGACACGCACGCGGTTGTTACGCCTCCTGTCACTCCGTGCGGTGACGAAAGGAGCAGCGTTTGAGCGCGGGTAACAATGTCACGGGCTTGAAGCGTCACTACGCACCGTGAAGACGTGTGTCACGCGCACGAGACCTGCTTACAGAACGTCCCTTTGTTCAGTCAGCGCGCGCTGTAACGTGGCTTCATTTCTTGTGCGACTCAACAAATAGCGTCAAGTTTGCTTGTTTCATCTGCCTTAGAGTTCTATTTGGTGAGAACAGATGTCGAGCGCGTGGAGCTGTAATGTTAATAGATTACTGTTGTTTACATTTGTCATACTTTATACCAAATACTTGAATGttgttttttaaacattttattgtgaatgtaTATTTATTATTCCGTCATTGTACATATTTTGCAAATAAGAGAAAATGGTAAATAAACAAATTGTCACATAAGCCTATTCGTGTTTTCTCTTACTCAACAGTGGATGACGGTGGGATGGATAGCAACATAGTGGAACTCAAGTCTTCCAAAAGCAAAACGCAGCCATTTATCGCATATGGAATATTACTTGTAAATGTTGTACACCACATGTATCATAGCCAGACTCGGTTTACTCATCACTTAATGAATGTCACAAAGAAAAACATTAGCCTATTATAATAGGGGAACTATCTTGCACAATTTTGATTGGGCTGTGAAATGAACTACAGATTCCCATCTCCGTGAGTCAATCCACGGCAACGGATACTCATTTACCGCCGGCATCAGTCTCCCAGAATTCTGATTACATAACATCCTTATACGACTGACTGCACATCCACTGACTACAGAGCAGTACATTAAGAAAGGTTACACATTCATGGCAAATAATCAGGCGGTTTCCAACAAAACCTTTACTTTTTAAGTGAGTATTAACCGTTATCCTACGACTTATGACCTTACACTGCATGCTAACCCTCAAATTACGGAGCAACATGTTTATACATAATAGTTTATTGAGTTCTGAAAAGTTCGGAATAGAAGTTCAGTTcggaatataaaaaaaaaatgacagcGCAGCTAGGTCTAACATTGGCAGCAACTGCAAACGTATATGAATGAATAATCCAGTTCCACTGGCAACGACAAGGATAGTTTCCTTTTCAGAGTAGTGTCTCAGTCAAATAAGTCGTTGGATGGTGGTGGTTTTCctttaataaataatccagcccTTTTCGGCCTTTCACGCAGTAGGGTCCTGACACCTTAATCAGGAGGGTTTCGGGATGTCGAACATGCACAGGCCCTTGTACTTCTGTAATAACTGGTTCTTTGTGCGGACCTGATCCCTCAGAGTTCGGAGTTCGTGCTGCTGCACCTCTGGACTCGCGTCGATGCCCGGCATGGCCAAAATCCGCTCCCGCGTGTCTTGGATCCTTGTTCTCAACTTGTTTAATTCCTGGTGGACATCCTGATTGTCTTTGTCCATGCTATCGAAGAAAGAGCAATTGTTAGCAAAGTTAGTATGATCACAAATTAACGCCAAACGACAATACTAGTTACCTACCAGTACATTTTGAATTATTCAAATAAATACGGACTACACATCAAGCAAAAACAAGTTTTGAAGATTAAAGTTCAAGGATTAGACGATATCGTTAGACATCTAGATGGTTAGCTAGTTGGTTAGCTAAATTGTCAATATAAGCAATGGGCTTACGAAGATAGCTTACGTATTTTCACGATCGGGTTTGCTTAATGTAGAGTGTTTGACGTATATGTGTAAAGTAAACCATACATACCATTTGATAATATCGTGTATAAGAGGTAAAAATGAGTAATCCTCTGCATCTTCTACCACCGACACAGTAGTCGCCATGTTGAAATGACTGATAGTTGACGCATAGTTTTTACGTCATGAGCTTGTGGCGCGGTTCCGTTAGACAAAAGGAAATCGCCCTAAATGTTTCTCAAATCCCAGACTATAACGTATCTTTTGATTTTAGTTTTTgcaatttttgtttttgtcaaagATCTAACTTTGTTTATTAAAAGGTGGTTAGCGGGAGCAGTGTTCAGACAAATTGCTCACCATCTTGTCGAAATGTCTTAAAATGGCAAAGATGTATGAAATAATAGCAGGCTTGTCTGGAAGTTGAGTAGCTACTTTTGGTTATCTTTTTGATCTTTATGTACACTTTTGGAACCCCTCGAAAGAAAATACATTATGTTGCCATAGTATAATACACTTAAATTGCACAAACCTAATTAATAACACAAATTGACGAATCTTTACAAATGGCTAATTTTGACttacacatttttaaaaatcaaacaGAAAAGTTATTTTTGGGCCTAAAAATAATTTCTTAAACAAACTAATAAAGTTTCCCTCTGAAAGCAAAATATGTCGAATCATTTTGAAACAGTATCAGCAACCCTAAGGTTGGCTTTTTCATTAATAATGTGTCAGATGTCCCGTCCTGTCAGACATCCCGTCAGACGTTCCATCAGAGATATGCTGTTAGAACTCTGAAGTTCTGGACAACAGATCTGCAACAATGGAGCAAGAATTGAAGCTTGAGACTTCTGAAGCTTGAGAAGCTCTGAGATACAATATGAACTCTGAAGAAGGACTTCTGTTAAAAGAATACAGCATTACACCCTCAGGGCCAGTTCAAGAATGAATAGACCAGGGCAGCTACGGGTACTTTAATTCACTGTTAGGCTACAAGCAACTGATTTATTGTAGATGAGTTGTGCTCCTGGTTGACTGGAACGCCTGCAGCTTCACCAGCCCTCAATAGCATCACCCCGTCCCTGGGGCAGACTGACCATCTGGGTGTTCACTGGGTGTTTGATAAGCTCACTGCATCTTCCTTGCATCTCATGTTTTTCTTTTATGCTTGCAATAGTATTATGTTGTCGTCAGAATTATGTTGTCATCAACATGGTGTTATCagtttttctctctttcagaATCCTCAAAATGACAAATTGGAGGCTGTTTGCAGCAGGTAAATCTGTTTCAGGGTGACCTAGTCCTAGGGCTTTTTGCAGCTCTCCACAAGCCTATTTTTTCTTCAGATTTGCTGCTGCTGGTTTTgttatgtcagtgtgtgtgtgggggggtgtgggtgtgggcacacaggtgtgcatatgtgtatagCAGAGGAAGCTTTGAGTGCCTGATCGGGTCACAGCAGTCATGGTTGGACCTAGCTAGTTATGTATTAAGGCAAGTAAACAGAAATATGCAAGAAATCTGAGGAACAAGATGATCTCCTTGCTACACATCAACAGAAGCCCACTCTACTCAtccaaacacaaaagaacagggcattctgctctctctctctctctctctctctctttctctctctctcgctatcTCCTGTGAGATCCCAAGTTATGTAAAAGATTTTTGATGTAATCCGGACCTTCTAACAAGCTTAGTTACACCATTGTTTTCATCTCCAGTGAATgcgtgtcacggtacagcccctgactctgCCCTGTTTATATTCGTCTGTGTTCCATTGTgcctgtgtttatgtgtgtgctttgggctgtgtgtgtgttcatcgtCGTTATTTAAGAACACATATTCCTTGTCCCATAATGTAATGTGTAGCgcttgtgtctttgtgtttacGTTCTTGTATTTAAGTGTACATTTTGTCTAGCATCTTTGTCAGTTATTGTCTGAGGTCCCGCAAGTGTTCTGTGTTTCTATGTGCCACAGTGTTCTTAATATAGCGCACCATATAGCTTCCGATCATCTTGGCGTCCGGCTTCACCTCGCTTGTCTCAGTAACACATTTTTGAATGTTTTTGAATGTTTATGCTGTGTACCTTGACTCATCACAGACAACAGATGTTGTACTGATACATGAGGCTTTGGACACCGTCACTGTGGCATCTGGCTTTCGCTTATGACTCCATCTTCCTCAGTGGAGAAAACAAGGAGACAATGAGAACATAACTTCTCTGAAAGGAAGAAAGGGTCGCCTCTTCCCCCTCACTGCCATCAGCTATGCCTCATGGCTCACACGCCTGTATATTTCTTgtatgcctttttttttttgccatttcAAAGTTACGGTCAAGGCATTTCCCATAAGTCCTGCATCTGTCACAGTGTTTGTTTGTCTCTATTCCCTTGTCCTTCCTACCACACTCTCAGTCTCAAAACGACTGTTCTGGCATAGGTTCTCACCTGGTTGTGTTTGTCTTTCCTCGTTATCTTTATTCCTGAATTATCCCACATAAACATGCCCATTTTAATGTCGTTTGAATTTTCAAACAAGCAAATTTAGAGAAACTGACCTAAAGCCCAGGACGGCATGTCATACTCTTCCCCAGTCTCGAACAGCTGCTTTAAAGCTGATCCTTCCATTACAACAGGATATTTTCATTATGGTATCACTTTCATTAGGATATACTTCATTTGTTTTCATATGATAAGGGACATTTTGACCCTCAACAGATTAAGCTTTTCTGCCTCTTAAAATATCCATGCTCATTTTTGTGTGTTATTGCATGGCTCAAGTTAACCTGGAGGTATTGTTTTCCTGTTCATCATGGGTCCTTTGGCCTTAGCGATACAAATAGCTCatttaaaattaataataaatatattatttaaCTTCAGAATTTCTCAGCTCAAGACACATTTTGTGTCAGACCTACTGGTACAAATAATTAGATAGTTTCTCTGAAATGATTTACATGGAACAGCAAACCCACATGAATAACAAGACCCCAGCCTatgcactcaaacacacatacacacaccctgaatGCTTTCTAGTGAACAAACAGTGTCCCGTTATTTGCTTTGCTCTAGTGCTTAAGTGAGCCATGTAGAATATTATGCCAGCCCATCGAGCGTGCTCTGATAGGCCATCGATTATTAGACATTAATAAGTAGCCACACTGGTTATTTTTCCGTAAATATGTAATTCTCAggagacagaggcagatgtTGTAGCCGGACCTGGTTCCTCACGTGTTGTTATCAGCTAGTGGATTACTGCCCCTTAATGGAGGCTACAGGAAAGCGCTCTGTTAGCATTATGCATTTAGCTAAGCGTTCTATTTTCATAAGCCATGGGAGAACGTGTGTGGAGGATTTACAGATGACAAAGgcttcaaacacaaacacacatgcctgCCAGTACACACACGTGGGACGTGCTGATATGGCATGTAAACAGGCGGAGGATTTCACGTGTATCGGCCCTCTCAGTTTTCCCTTGCGTTCACGCTCGAGAGAGTTATGTTATTATGCGGTTTATGTAATTTCAGCCTAAACAGCTTTGTCTGCATGACAACACCTGTGTGCTTTGACCTTCTCATCACCATGGATCTGCTCCCACAACATAAACATCTGCATATTGAGAAATTACATAATAGAGGAGTTACTATTTTTAAGTTAAAACAACATTCAGCTGCTGTAATTGCAATTGGAAGTAAATGCAATAACCTCACACatttagacacacacatacaaccacaCACTT
Coding sequences within:
- the rasd1 gene encoding dexamethasone-induced Ras-related protein 1; this encodes MIKKMSPSENEFDIPAKNCYRMVILGSTKVGKSSIVSRFLNGRFDDQYTPTIEDFHRKLYSIRGDVYQLDILDTSGNHPFPAMRRLSILTGDVFVLVFSVDNRESFQEVQRLKRQIYETKSCLKNKTKENIDVPLVICGNKGDREFYREVQREEIEQLVAGDEQCAYFEISAKRNTNVDLMFQRLFTMAKLPNEMSPDLHRKVSVQYCDMLHRKSFRNKKVKDGDAYGIVAPFARRPSVHSDLMYIKEKAVGGSQAKDKERCVIS
- the med9 gene encoding mediator of RNA polymerase II transcription subunit 9, encoding MATTVSVVEDAEDYSFLPLIHDIIKCMDKDNQDVHQELNKLRTRIQDTRERILAMPGIDASPEVQQHELRTLRDQVRTKNQLLQKYKGLCMFDIPKPS